Proteins encoded within one genomic window of Oryza glaberrima chromosome 12, OglaRS2, whole genome shotgun sequence:
- the LOC127758096 gene encoding uncharacterized protein LOC127758096 produces the protein MDEVGRERDPTGARTALRIVREAFAETRGKRWRLLLVAFVMLCVNFVLMILWVKMASQQAVNLDALRPFYEVEENSTKSAAAGGGEGKELASSLWELDVAGELLWDVSTVMAIFLFSKAMFFLQGGGQHRRGIRSLLKECLSVAVAIVVWEVMGNFVLGTLQANGFQDLSRKFDAAFGYGYLLTAVVISQEDVHYFSAVERAWELAGQKLKNVYVVGVMIILVRAALEIVYHLLLKYRLVYHQHHAVTTAVSRHDDTTADVVRFSLVAALLHVIMQSFVCTMVLALYRETRNNNRQDIRRNDAAAHND, from the exons ATGGACGAGGTCGGTCGGGAGCGCGATCCGACGGGCGCACGTACAGCCCTGAGGATCGTGCGCGAGGCGTTCGCTGAGACACGAGGCAAGCGGTGGCGGCTGCTACTTGTGGCGTTCGTGATGCTTTGCGTCAACTTCGTACTGATGATACTTTGGGTGAAGATGGCCAGCCAGCAGGCGGTCAATCTCGACGCCTTGCGCCCGTTCTATGAGGTAGAGGAGAATTCGACCAAGTCAGCAGCAGCCGGTGGTGGAGAGGGGAAGGAATTAGCGTCGTCTTTGTGGGAACTCGATGTCGCAGGGGAGCTCTTATGGGATGTGTCTACGGTCATGGCAATTTTCCTCTTCTCTAAGGCTATGTTCTTCCTTCAAG GAGGAGGGCAACATAGACGAGGAATTAGAAGCTTATTGAAGGAGTGCCTGAGCGTGGCCGTTGCAATAGTCGTGTGGGAGGTCATGGGCAACTTCGTATTGGGAACCCTGCAAGCAAACGGTTTCCAAGACCTCTCCCGCAAATTCGATGCCGCCTTCGGCTACGGGTATCTGctcaccgccgtcgtcatctCGCAAGAAGACGTCCATTACTTCAGTGCAGTCGAGAGGGCGTGGGAGCTTGCAGGCCAAAAACTCAAGAACGTGTACGTTGTCGGTGTCATGATTATTTTGGTGCGCGCAGCCTTGGAAATCGTCTACCACCTGCTCTTGAAATATCGTCTCGTCTATCATCAGCACCATGCGGTGACTACTGCGGTTTCTCGACATGACGACACGACCGCTGACGTGGTGAGGTTCTCGCTCGTTGCAGCGCTGCTACATGTCATTATGCAGTCATTCGTGTGCACGATGGTCTTGGCGCTTTACAGGGAGACCAGGAACAACAACAGACAGGACATCCGTCGTAACGACGCTGCCGCGCACAATGACTAA